A window of Phaseolus vulgaris cultivar G19833 chromosome 4, P. vulgaris v2.0, whole genome shotgun sequence genomic DNA:
CAGCTCCTCCCCATAAATCTGTTCTTGTTGGCGATTTGAAATTGGCAGATATCAAACAGTTTCTCTCCAGCAAGGGTGTTCAGGTACTCACAATTTTAGTTTCCAATTCGTCCCTGCTCCAATCGTCTGTTGTCGACTTCATTTCCCTAGCAGACATGCTGATTGTTGTACTCCTGAAGGAAATTCATCATTTTTAAGTAAATTAAAGTTATTGAAAGTGCTGTTTACCGTGTTCTTTAACTGAAACCTGGGTAAAAAGAAAATTAGAGAACACTGACTATGAAAATATATATCATAACTCAATTAACTTCATAGGTGGAGTTTGCTGGTGGGGCTCTACGTTGTGGTGAATATGTAACTCTTCGGAAAGTTGGGGATGCAACTCAGAAGGCAAGTGCTTCTTCtgaatatttgttaattttCTGTAATCTTAGGAAACtggtaattttttaatacaGATGAGACTATTCAGTTGTTGGATCATGATTCTGATCTGttaagatatatttttttttattcttataggGTGGTGGTTCTGGTGCCCAGCAAATTGTTATTGAAGGTCCTCTGTGCGAAGATTACTACAAAATTCGTGACTATCTGTATTCACAGTTTTATTTGCTTTAGATTTGGTTGGACTAGTGCAATGGCTGATCATGAATTTCTTTCCTTCATTGCCCTATTTTCTGACTACACTCTAGAGCTGTTTTTCTGATAAGATAGAGAACACAAAATTGCTCGGTAAATGCACAAGGATTCAAGACTAAATACGTATGAGTAGCAATGCTGGGACAGTTGCAAACTGGTTTATTTGACACAAGATTCCCAGTTCCCCTCGCCGCAATCATGCCGcatcatttttgtttttgtatctCTGATTTTCGCCGGCTATCACTGTTTCTGGTGGATGTGATTTGCCTGCAGATAGATACTTTTCAAGTGTGTTTGCCCTTTGTACAATcatagaaaagaaaatgtaattTGTTCCTCATGTGTAGGCTTCAGATTTTTGTTAGGTTATTCATGTGTTACATTCAGTTTTCACACTAACGTGAAATTAGACTGACAAAATGAGTGATTATGGTTTATCCTTGTTAGTTTGACTATTATCACTGAACAAAATTAGAGCTTAACCACATCTGTTCTATTGATTTTAATGTCTCTACTTCTGTGCTGAACTTTGGTTTATTAGTTCGAGGACATGCTGTGACATGAAGAATAGAACTTCTTGTTCAATATCTAGAAGCGCTTGTTTGTGGAATTAACTTTTGTTGGAATGAATTAAGATATTTGCTGTTCAGCCAAATGCCATGCCGTTTGTCCATGAAATTGGGTAAATAGTGTGGACAATGACAGTATAATTcgttttttcatttgtttttttgcAAGATGCTATGAAcgacatttttattaattttataataactttTGTATAAGTCGTATTGAACATGGTTTTAATTGGATAACTACAGTATTTATAAACGCAAATTGAACCttttttaacatataaaaaagaGAAGGGTAACACTTTGGTAAAAATAGTCCAATTGAGTTGACTTCAAGAGTTCCAAAATTTCACGATCAGAATTATTGTCCCAAAAGTTTGTTAGATTGATGATAATTTACACATTTTAGCagcaaaataaaattgtttacaCCTTTAAGTGTCAAACAAAACAGTTAAGTGTAGAAATCAGATACCACATCACGTGTACCACAAACGAATCAAAGCCTTTTTTtagttcattttttttctgtggCTGATAATCAACTAATACTTGATGATTGTGATTATAGAAACTTTGGTTGCTGGTGTTCTTTTTGTAGTGTCCAATGAGCCAAAAATGTCTTGaacttttttattatagttGTAACATATCTGAAATGcttcaatttattattttactctttgttatagaaaaagaaaataggaAGTTGTGGTACTTAAATCCAACGTTACGTTTCTTGCAAAATGCACAAATCTAAAACCATATATTTTTTGTTGAGAAAGACCTATCCCTTATAACTATAGATTCTGAATAACTAAGTACAAACCAAACTATTAACAACCTTTCCAATCTCCTGAGCTCTCACAAGAGCTTCCAAGAATGGGCAGAATATCATGCACAACAAGCCTGATCATGTTGCTGCCTGATGATCTTGAGATGTCCATGCACTCCTGCAGGTCTGCATCGCAAGCTATCAAAACCCATTCATGATCATCATCCAGATACTTGATATCAAATGTTCCCTCCTCTAGTTTCAATCTTTTGTCAATTTCTTCTTTCAATTCCACAATAGCACAGTTCAAAGAGATCTTAAACCTTATGATATCTTCTCTATAAGTTGCCTTAATGGTCACACTCTTCACCTCTTTCCTAACTGCAAAAGGTGTCatgttgttgttattattattgagAGTATCCATGTGTTGCACAGGAGTCAACTCAGAACATTGATGATTCATTCTCCAATGTTCGTGCACCTGATCCTCCAAAACAGCATCGGCTGAAGGACACAGATTTCTCAAGTCCTTAGAACTACCAACACCCTCAAGTAGTTGTCCTCCAAATGGTTCTTGAGGTTCTGTTATTTCCACAAAGTTGTTAGGCATAGGGTATGCAGTTGCACGGTTCGGTGTACTAGTTGAGTACAGTGTTGACCCCAGTGATCCCCTTAACACATGACATTGCTCACTGATGCCTGTTACAAATATATCTTTTGGAGGTGACATTTCATTTGGGGGACTACCTTGGCATGAACCACGAGGAGAAGGATTTGCACTTTCTTCACTTGAGCCGCTCCCAGTTCTAAACCTGGTTGTGCCTTTAGTGCCAGTCTCCTGAATGGCCACAACTTTTTCATTAATCACTTTCTCAGGATTTTGTGTCCTTGTACTTAGGAAGTGATCTTCCACCCCGGCCTGTCTGTTTGATTCTGATGCTCTAGAAGCatcaaaatcattttcattGATCTTAGGTTCTGATGGCCTAATGGTCAATGAGGTTTGGCGGTTGAACTTGTTTGAAGTGGAGGGAAAAGAACCAGTACTTAGAGAGTTCAAACCAAATGCACCTTCAGCACCATGGACTGATTCAATAACACACTTGAGTTTGGATAGGGAACGGTTAACCTTTTTGATCTTTCGAGATGGCCAACGAGATATCCCATGTTGCCTACAGATGCGTTTCATTGTAGTAGGGCAAACTGCATGCACACCAACAATATATCTAAGAATTTCATGTTTGAGCTGCTACTAGTAAAAATGAAATCTACTAGTAATAAACAATAACCATTTTTGTGTTTTTGATGATcaagtatatatttttataactttGTTTCTAGAAAGTAGCAAGCAAACATAGATACAGTAAGAGAAAAATTGTTGCTATATAATGACTATATTTCATGAGCTCTTCATTGCTGTAGAGCAAGCTTGCACacaaaattatttagtttaacTGCTATATCAGAGAATGAAACATACCACCAAGGCTCTTTGCAGCATCCTTAAGGCTTCCAGTGAAGTAATGTTGCAAAACATCAAGACTAATTGATTTCTCAGCTTTTCCGCGTTTTCTCTCTGATGGTTTCTTTTTGGTTCTGGCTTCCAAGGAAGTGTTCTGATCAATATGTCCACCTGCAGTATCGCCAAGATTCTTTCCATCATTTATGTCATCAAAGTCTACCATTATTTGCTGCTCCGATGGCGCCGGTGGCAGCCTCTCCCCCATATTTGGTGAGGCATGTCTAGGTGGTGACTTAGAAGATTGAGTAATTGGAATTGATTCAAACCTCAACTGAACTCCTTCTTTTCTTGCTTCTATAATTTCAATGGAGCAATTCTGCTCAAGTTCAACACCAGCAGCAATCTTAAGACTCTGAAAATGTGGCTTCATTGTGGCCAATATTGACCCCAACAAACGTTTTTGTTCATTAAAGTCTGTGATCCTTGGAGGAAGAAAAAACTCTAGCACATATTCATCATTTCCTGTATGAGAGCTTTGTAAGCATACTGCAAAAGAGCTGGTTAAACCAAACATGAGAGCATAATGTACTAATGGATATTCAGTTTTGCAGAATTGAGTAATGTTCCCACAGAAGCACATGTTGTGAGACAAAAATGCTCTCCCAGCAACCCCTTGACCTTGTTGTAAGTGATGCTCAACACAAGCCTCATGGAAACCCCATGTATGAGCCTCTATGACATAGAATGCTACGTCAGTTATAGACATGCATACTTGCCCCATGCAACAGCCATCAAAACTTGAGCAACTTTTCTTATGACCACCACCATGTGCCAAGACACTCCGATGCTCACATGGAACCCATGTTTGTGCTAGAGGCAAACTATGAGTCTCACACACAACTGTTAGTATCTCCAAAATCTCTGCTAATGCGTACTGGCGATCTTCATTACAAATCTGGTTTAAAAGAATTTCCAAGTTACATCTGTGATAACAGAGGGGTAAGATAGAAGTCACAGAACAACATacatatttcttttttcttttgagAAAATAAACAAGATAAAATATGCTTCATGTATGATAGTAGAAAACGACCTGATTGTATGGATGCTCCAAAATTTCTGAACTCCTTAAATTGACTGCCTGAAATGAAACTGACAGCAGGTAACTCAGGAATGTTTAAGAACATATAAATAATAACCTTTGAACAACCAATTCCAACACTACAAACAACAGGGTCGCATGTGACACTGCAGAATTAAAATAAGAATTATATATTCATCTTTTAAAAGTAAAGTTAAAATTACAATTGTCATATGATAATAACCCTAAAAAAATAACAGTCAGAGGGAATAAGAGATCATTTTACAATGTAGTATTTACAATATGTGAAGTGTTGGTCACATGATACACCCTTGATTTACCTTGTTGGTTCTTCCCAATAATACATGTGAGATAAACATCACATGCAATGGATCACACATGAGCAAAACATGCACTTAGAATGAGGAACAAAACTTAGATACAATACTCTAAATGTTgtgttttttaatgttattcAACCAGAATTGAAATTTAATATAGTAAAAACAACACCTAGAGTATTGTATTCAAGTTTTCAACTATAATAAATAGTACAGTGCAAAAGAAATCCAACCTCAAGGGCTTTGCAGATTTTGTCAACCTCAGGAGCATAGTTAATCTTCGGTGAAGTCATTATCAACTCAAGTACAGCTACACATGACTGTCCTGCAGGCTCAAACACAGGTAGAGCCAAGGTTCCACGAACATTGTAATGTTGTGCATGATTTAGGCGCTGATACTCTTTGCTAGAATAGTACTGAACATTTGGAGTCCATTCTGGAATTCTGTGCTGAAAAACTCTACCGGGAAGTCCCAGTATTTCATCATTCTCTCCATCCACAGAAAACATATACATCAGAGACGCTGTTCTATACTGATAGAGTCCATTACTATGTGGATCAAGAACAAATGGTTGGCCGGAAGTTGTGAGTGCATACCGGTTTCCATTCCTCACAGGTGCCCAAACCTGAGCAAGAACATTCTGTTCAGTCAACTCTTTGAAGTGGCGAAGTGCTTGTGTCATTCTTTCCTTTATTAGACAATAGCCATCTGGGTTTTCTGAAGGTGGCACAGCTACAAAAGGTGGTGACACAGTTTTCTTGTTCTCATAACTTTCTACTGGATTTTCAGTTGCTGCTTTTGTGTTACCTGAAAGTAGTAGCTTCAGTCAGAACAACAGCAGGTTCATTAAAATCTATAATGTTCATTTTTAGCATAGATGTCTTTGGAATGAACTATGAAAACTTATTTTTGGCTCAATATTATCACATCTACTACTTCTATatttagaaataattaaaaatgcCATAACTATATTGAGATTTACTTTTAGGATCTGGTGTTACTGGAACAGTATATGAAAAATTGTACACTTATGCCAGTACCATTTTTGAGCTCAGTATCATATTATATCTAACATTTCTGCGTTTATACATAACTACAAAAGACATAAACACATCTTACACATGCAATAGTCAACATCCCAAGAAAGTAGGAATTGTTGACAAAAGTATGTATGACCTTTATATATGAGATAGGTTGAAAGTCAATGAAAAGTACAAGGAAACGAGTGCAGATAATGAAGCCTTAAAATTTTACTATTCAATTCATAAGATGGAGATGAAAAGAACTTTTATCTTTAGATTTGGAAAGGCTATTTTGTCATCTATGAAATAGAACCTCACGAACGGTAAGggaaatgataataaaaaagttaaaattcttTCAATTTACATAAACTTCAGGCTAAGAAATAGAGAAAGAAACTCCAAAGAGAAACTCTAAATCTTCTTAAACTTCACAATCAATTGAAGCAAGTTCAGAAGTTAGAGTCAACTTGAAATGAATCAAGTCCTGAAAGTTGAAGACAACTCCAAAATCCAATTCAACATCCACCCTGAAACAacccaaaacaaaaaaataaaaaataaaataggaaaCTATGGCAATCAAAGTATGATACCTGCAGTTGCAATTCTGATTTGCCTCTCATCTTCAACATCAAAAGCCCAGATAGGAGAAAAGGGTTGTTCAGAGATAGTGGATAAGAGAAAAGGAGACATGGGGTTAGAGACCAAAGATATATGATCCAAGGACCATAGACTTTCAAAGCCAATGTCAAAATCCATGGCAAACCCATGCTCCTCCTGTTGCTTTGACTTGGGAAGAAGGTCAGGATTTTCTTCCTTGGATTCTGACATTTTTCACAAGGATGCTTTTCCTTGAAAACTGCGGTCTACAGAGTGATTAAGTTCGGAACTTTGTAATGATGATGAGAATGAAGAGAGTTGAAAAGTATACAATAGATAATGATGGTTGAGTAAAATTGCAGAAGGTGGAGAATATAAgaatatgtaaaaatgaaaattttactATGGATGTGC
This region includes:
- the LOC137837623 gene encoding protein NLP6-like; the protein is MSESKEENPDLLPKSKQQEEHGFAMDFDIGFESLWSLDHISLVSNPMSPFLLSTISEQPFSPIWAFDVEDERQIRIATAGNTKAATENPVESYENKKTVSPPFVAVPPSENPDGYCLIKERMTQALRHFKELTEQNVLAQVWAPVRNGNRYALTTSGQPFVLDPHSNGLYQYRTASLMYMFSVDGENDEILGLPGRVFQHRIPEWTPNVQYYSSKEYQRLNHAQHYNVRGTLALPVFEPAGQSCVAVLELIMTSPKINYAPEVDKICKALEAVNLRSSEILEHPYNQICNEDRQYALAEILEILTVVCETHSLPLAQTWVPCEHRSVLAHGGGHKKSCSSFDGCCMGQVCMSITDVAFYVIEAHTWGFHEACVEHHLQQGQGVAGRAFLSHNMCFCGNITQFCKTEYPLVHYALMFGLTSSFAVCLQSSHTGNDEYVLEFFLPPRITDFNEQKRLLGSILATMKPHFQSLKIAAGVELEQNCSIEIIEARKEGVQLRFESIPITQSSKSPPRHASPNMGERLPPAPSEQQIMVDFDDINDGKNLGDTAGGHIDQNTSLEARTKKKPSERKRGKAEKSISLDVLQHYFTGSLKDAAKSLGVCPTTMKRICRQHGISRWPSRKIKKVNRSLSKLKCVIESVHGAEGAFGLNSLSTGSFPSTSNKFNRQTSLTIRPSEPKINENDFDASRASESNRQAGVEDHFLSTRTQNPEKVINEKVVAIQETGTKGTTRFRTGSGSSEESANPSPRGSCQGSPPNEMSPPKDIFVTGISEQCHVLRGSLGSTLYSTSTPNRATAYPMPNNFVEITEPQEPFGGQLLEGVGSSKDLRNLCPSADAVLEDQVHEHWRMNHQCSELTPVQHMDTLNNNNNNMTPFAVRKEVKSVTIKATYREDIIRFKISLNCAIVELKEEIDKRLKLEEGTFDIKYLDDDHEWVLIACDADLQECMDISRSSGSNMIRLVVHDILPILGSSCESSGDWKGC